The sequence below is a genomic window from Tepidanaerobacter syntrophicus.
AACTGCAAGAAGAACTTCAATCATTATATACCGGCGGCACTGTCTGCCATATTTACTTAGGTGAATGCATAGAGGACATATCAGTATGCAAAAACATCATACGTAAGATTTTTACCAACTATAAGATACCTTATATATCCATAACTCCAACTTTTAGCATTTGTCCGGATCATGGGTATCTTTCCGGGGAACAGACAAAATGCCCAAAATGCGGTAAAGAAACTGAGGTATGGACGAGAGTCACCGGGTATCTAAGACCTGTAAAAAATTTTAATAAAGGTAAAAAGGAAGAGTACGCTAATCGCAAGATGTTTAAAATCAAGGAAAATCAATTATGCTAATAGGTGGATTGCATAAGTGTTCGACGGTAGATTATCCCGGCTTACTCTCGACTGTAATATTTACGTCAGGATGTAACATGAACTGCATTTATTGTCACAACTGGCAGCTTATTTCAAATGGTTCTGATTTGCTATGCGAAGAAGAAATAATACAGTTTCTTGAGAAAAGGCGAGGATTAATAGATGGGGTAGTTTTAAGCGGCGGCGAACCTACACTGCAAGAAGATCTTCTATATTTCGCAAGAAAAATCAAGGATTTGGGCTTCAAGCTAAAGTTAGATACAAATGGTACAAGGCCTGAAGTGTTAGAACCGCTTATTAAAAACAATCTTCTTGATTTTATAGCTATGGATATCAAAGCTTCACCCCAAAAGTATCCAATGATATGCAAAAGCTCGGTATCGATAAATGCTATTTCAAAAAGCATACAACTAATTGAGCGCAGCGGCATAGATTATGAATTTAGAACTACAACCTGGCCGGGACTTTTTAAGGACGACTATATTAATATTTTAAAATGGATTTATAAGGCGAAGACATATACAATCCAGTGCTGTAGAACAAGTGATAACATCCCCATGCAAAACGATTGTTTTAAGGATGTAAAAGACATCTCATCTTTTGAGGTTATAGCAAAAGAATATGTTGAAAATTTTAAAGTCAGGGGTTTCTACGTAAATTAGAAACCCCTGACTTTCCTGTAACATGGTTATTTATTTCTGGATATTAGTGATTATCCTAAATAGGTCTATCAAAACTGCCTTCTCATCTTCATGCGCAAAAGAAAAGTTTTGTAAAAACGCCGCATAACCGTCCTGATATTCTATTCTCTGAGGCTGGATAAATGAATCAGTGCCTGCTCCGGCAAGAAAGCACCATCTCTTACCGAAGCTTTTTGCAAACCATAACTTAGTATCAGGATAGAATTCTGTAATAATTTTGGCCGACTTTTCAAGAGCTGCCTTCAAGTTTTCGCAACGAAAAGATTCTGAAATACAAGATGAAACCATTTCTTTAAATTCATTGCTAAACATAAACATCACGTTGACCTTGCTCGATAAGCTTTAGTTTATCTTCAACGTATTTTCTTCTTTCGGGGCTTTCCTTTTCAAAAGCTTCAAGCTGCTTTTGAATTGCAGCCTCGCCCACCTTACGTGTTTCTTCGGAGGCATAGTCTAAAAGATATTCCTTGAAAGTTAGCACGGCATTTGGCATGCAGTAATTATGAACAAAACCGGGTTTAGCAAGGGACATAAAGTGATCGCCGGTTCTGCCTGCTCTATACCCTGCTGTACAGAAGGACGGAATGCATCCAAAACTGCAAATTTCCCGGACAACTTCATCAAGTGATCTTATATCGCCTAAATGGAACTGTTCTTTCTCAGGGATATAGCCTTTTGCAGCTTCGGCATACCCGCCAATACCTATTCTTGAGCCTGCATCAATCTGTGAAACACCAAGAGGTATAACCTGCCGCCTTACTTCCGGACTTTCCCTGGCAGTCAAAATCATTCCGGTATACGGCACTGAAAGCCTGATTATAGCTACGAGTTTCTTAAAGTCATCATCAGATACTTTATATTTTGTCTCCTGAATAAACGGTGTATCAATAGCCGGCTCTAGTCTCGGGAATGAAATAGTGTGGGGACCTATGCCGCCAAAAGTTTTTTCAAGATGAATGGTGTGATACAGAAGACCCATTACTTCAAACTTCCAATCATACAAGCCGAAAAGCGCTCCGATTCCCACATCATCTATACCTGCTTCAAGGGCTCTGTCAAGTCCGTATAGCCGCCACTGATAGTCGCTCTTCATGTCTCCTTTTGGATGTATTTTAGCATATGTTTCATGATGGTAAGTTTCCTGAAAAATCTGAAATGTACCGATTCCGGCCTCTTTAAGTTTTCTATAACCTTCCACATCCATGGGGGCAGCATTTATATTTACCCTACGGATTTCTCCGTTTCCTGTTTTTGTTTCATATGTTGTCTTAATGGTTTCCACTATAAAGTCCGCATCATACATGGGATGTTCGCCATAGACTAAAATGAGCCTTTTTTGACCGCTGTTTTCAAGAGCTATAACTTCGTCTCTTAATTCTTCCATTGTCAAGGTTTTTCTTACAATAGATTTGTTATCGCGCCTAAAGCCGCAATATAGGCAATTGTTAATGCAATTGTTGCCGATATATAGCGGTGCAAAGAATACTATTCGGTTGCCATAGACATCTTCTTTTATCTGTCTTGCCAGCGAAAACATTTCTTCAAGCAAGTCTTCATCATTAATTTGAAGAAGTTTTGCCGTCTCTGCCGGCTCCAGACGATTTTTCTCCTTTGATTTTGCGAAAATCTCCCGAATTTCTGACTTTTCGGCACCCTTTCCCTTTTCCAAAAGGTCCATAATTTCTTCATCATTAATAAAATCTTGTGTTTTGGACATCAAAAAAACCTCCTAATTTTAAAAATTATTTTCGGAGGCTAAAAGCACCTGATAGATTTTAACCTCCTCAACCCCGGAACGCATCCAAGATCTTAGAATATAACGTAAAGCACCTGAAGGTCAGTAACTACTTTCCTTTCGGTGTATTGAACTTTCTTGTACATTTTATCACTATCTTTGCAAATTTACAATAAGTAAGCGGAGTTTTTCTTAAATAAGCTAATTGTACCTTAAAATAAAAAATTCTTAATAAGCCTCAACTGATAACAGCTTCTAATCATCATTTTGAATGAATTGAAGCGGAATGAAGAATCTTAAAGTCTTTTCTGGCGATAATTAGATTTTGATGGTAATATGATAATAGAAAGGTTTGTTTATAAAGCATAATAGGAGTCAAGCGTGTGCGAAATAGAAAGATACTTATCGCTTTTAATTTTGGTTATAGTAGTATCTATATAGCAAGCAAATAGTCTTGGCTAAAAATCTAATTGAAAACTTCAAAGTCCATTTTGACATATTTTAACGGACAGTATACTTGACTTAGAATGATTTTACTGCTAAAGTAGGGTTCGGGTTCTGTTTATTTATTTGAAGTAGATTGAGGATGGTGGATTAGTATATTATGAAAAAGTTTTCGCTAGTTATCTTTGATATGGACGGGCTGATGTTTGATACGGAAAAGCTTTCCCTGCATGCATGGGAAAAAGCCGGCAAAGAACTAGGCTACAATATTGATGAAAATATAATTGCAGGCGCAAGAGGCTTAAATTCCCAAGATACTGTGCCTTATTTTCAAAAGTATTTTGGCAAGTCATTTCCTTATTCCGCAGTTCGCAAAATACATTCGGCATATTTTGAAGAATATATACAAAAACACGGGATACCTGTAAAAAAGGGTCTCTATGAATTAATAGATTTTCTTGAAACTGAATCAATACCGAAAGCTGTAGCAACTTCTACAGCTAGAGAAAAAGCTCTAAGATGCTTAGAACTTGGTGGAGTAAAAGACAGATTCGATTTGATAGTATGTGGAGATGAGGTAGCAAGGGGCAAACCTGAGCCGGATATATTTTTAAAGGCAGCTGAGAAATTAAAATGTCCTCCGGAAAACTGTATTGTATTAGAAGATTCCGAAAACGGTTTAAGAGCTGCTTTAAAAGCCGGCATGCTGCCGATATGTGTTCCTGACTTAGCAAAACCTTCTGAAGAAATTCGAAGGCTAATATTTAAAGAGTTTAATTCACTTTACGAAGTTAGAGATTTTTTAGAATCAGAATTAAATTCTTCATTCGGCATAAAAGAGGAGTGGGCATAAACCCACTCTTTAATTTTCCTTAAATTTCGCCCTTTAACCCGATTTCTTCCGCAACCGTCTGCATCCCTTTTATGGTTTCTTCAATTACAAAATCTTTGTCAAGCCCTAAAAGCTCTATACCTTTATCAATTACGTCTCTGTTGACGCCCGCGGCAAAATTTTTCTGGTTCCATTTTTTCTTGACTGATTTTACTTTAAGATCCAATACGCTCTTGCTGGGATGAAGCAAAGCGGTTGCTGTGATAAGACCGGTCAACTCATCAATAGCATACAGTACCTTCTCCATTTTCTCTACGGGTTCTACATCGGAACACAAACCCCACCCATGGCTTTGCACAGCCCTTATATAATCCTCCGGCCAACCTTCTTCAGTAAGTATTTCTCTGACCTTTTGACAGTGCTGGTCAGGGTACATCTCGTAATCTAAATCATGAATAAGTCCAATAATAGCCCATTTTTCTTTATCAGGTTCATCAAATATTTCTGCAAAATGGCGCATGACTGCTTCTACAGCCAAAGCATGGCGAATCAGCGCCTCGTTTGAATTATATTTTTTTAAAAGTTCAAAAGCTTCGTCTCTCGTAGGATTTGATGCACTCATGTCTAATCTTCCTCCATAAAATAATCATTTTACTAAATAGTAAACCTTTTAGGGCTTTTGTGTCAAGGCTTTGAAATTTATAAAGCATACACGACCAAATAAAGGATTTTTGAAATGTTTATCGAAATATACAATACGATCATGACACTTTGAAAATGGAGGATTCAAATGAAGAAAATTGCCTTAGTTACAGACAGCACGGCAGATCTTCCGGAAGAAATTAGAACAGAATATGACATTCATGTTGTGCCGCTTAAAGTGAGGTTTAAGGATAGAGAGTATCTAGATTATGAGATAGCCGGAGATAAATTCTATGAGCTTTTAAACCAGTCAGATGAACTTCCGACCACATCGCAGCCGTCGCCGGAAGATTTTAGAAGACTATATGAAGAATTACTTGAAGAATATGATGAAGTAGTATCGATACACATTTCTTCGGGCTTAAGCGGCACAATAAATGCAGCAAATGTTGCCGCTGAAAAATTTGGCAACAAGGTTCATATCGTGGATTCCAAAACAATTAGTCTTGGAATAGGACTTATGACAATGGAAGCTGCCGAAATAATAAAAACGGGCGTTGATGCGGCTAAAGTTGTTGAAAGACTTTCCGAGGTTAGAAAGAATGTAGAACTTCTTTTTACATTAAATACACTTGAATATCTGCAAAAAGGCGGCAGAATAGGAAGAGTTCAAGGGATAATGGGGACACTTTTAAATATAAAGCCCATCGTAAGAGTAGGAGATGACGGCATATACCAGACTTATAGCAAGGCTAGAAGTCAAGAAAAGGCTCTCAAGACCATCATTCAAGCTTTCGAGGATATGTCCCGGGTAAAAAAATGCAAAATGCTTGTTGTAGCCCACGGAGCAGCTGAAGAAGCAGGACTTTATCTTAAAGGAGCTTTAGAAAGCATCCTAGGGATAAAAGCCAAGATATTTACCCAAGTAGGTCCGATTATAGGGGTTCATACAGGACCAGGCACAGTAGGAGCAGCAGTTCTTTTTGGATAAGCTGCAGCAAGTTTAATAGAAAATTGCAGAAATTTATGATATAATGGTCGCAGACAGGGAGGGAAGGTGATGGATATGGCAGAAAAGGAAATCAACGCCGGCGGAGGAAATGACGAACAAAAAATAAAAGGACCTTTCGAACCTAAAATTTATGAATCCGGCTACTTCCTTCTATCACAACAAATTAACAGTTTAAGAGACAGTGTGGATATAAAGTTTGATTCTACAAGAAAAGAAAATGAGGCAAGATTTAACAAGGTTGACGAGAAGTTTACAGAAGTTCGCAGAGAAATCCGAGCTCTGTCAAACAAAACTGATGCAAGATTTGACAAGGTAGATAAAAGGTTTAATGAAGTTAGCAAAAAGATTGATAACTTAGCTGATAAGACGGAAGTAAAGTTTTCCGAGGCGTACAGTGAAATCAAAGCGCTCTCTGATAAAACAGATACGAAGTTCAACAAAGTAGATGAAAAGTTCAGTGAAGTTAACAAAAAGATAGATATCTCGTCAGACAAAACTGAAGTAAAATTCAATGGAGTTCATGACGATATTAAGGCACTATCTGATAGAACAGATATGAAATTTGGCGAAGTAAACGAAAAGATAGATAGTTTAGCAGACAAAACTGAAGAAAGATTTGATAAAATAGATGAGAAATTCAGTGGAGTTCATAAGGAGATAGAAACCTCATCAGACAAGACAGAAGTAAAATTCGATGGAGTTCATGACGAAATCAAAGCTCTATCCGATAAAACAGATACGAAGTTCAACGAAGTTCATGACGAAATTAAGGCATTATCCGATAGAACAGATATGAGGTTCGATGGAGTTCATAATGAAATTAAAGCTCTATCTGACAAGACAGATATGAGGTTCAATGAAGTCCACGATGAAATCAAGGGTCTATCTGATAAAACAGATATGAGGTTCAATGAAGTCCACGATGAAATCAAGGCTCTATCTGATAAAACAGATACGAGGTTCAATGAAGTTCATGAGGAAATCAAGGTATTATCTGACAAGACAGATACGAAATTCGGCGAAGTAAACAAAAAGATAGATAATTTAGCTGAGAGAACAGAAGTTAAATTCGAAGAAGTTCGCAGAGAAATTGGCGGACTTCAAAAGTGGGCTTTTGGTTTGATAGTAACGGTGGTTCTAGGTTTCATAGCTATTTTCTTTAAATAGTTTAAAAAGTCGGGACAAAACTTGTCCCGACTTCAAAAATCCCTTGTCTACTTTAAATATCGAGGTTCTTATATTGCAATCTATTTGTCGAATTCAGCAAGAAAGAATACTGGTTGTGTGCACGAAATATCAATATTGCCGGCGCATGTCACAAGGACGCAAGTAGCAGGTCCTGCAGTCTTTTTTATATCTACAGGAAGATTCTCTTTCCATTTTAGATTTAATTCAAGGGATGAAGCGAGCATTTCGGCTTCATTTT
It includes:
- a CDS encoding anaerobic ribonucleoside-triphosphate reductase activating protein, translating into MLIGGLHKCSTVDYPGLLSTVIFTSGCNMNCIYCHNWQLISNGSDLLCEEEIIQFLEKRRGLIDGVVLSGGEPTLQEDLLYFARKIKDLGFKLKLDTNGTRPEVLEPLIKNNLLDFIAMDIKASPQKYPMICKSSVSINAISKSIQLIERSGIDYEFRTTTWPGLFKDDYINILKWIYKAKTYTIQCCRTSDNIPMQNDCFKDVKDISSFEVIAKEYVENFKVRGFYVN
- the hydG gene encoding [FeFe] hydrogenase H-cluster radical SAM maturase HydG, which gives rise to MSKTQDFINDEEIMDLLEKGKGAEKSEIREIFAKSKEKNRLEPAETAKLLQINDEDLLEEMFSLARQIKEDVYGNRIVFFAPLYIGNNCINNCLYCGFRRDNKSIVRKTLTMEELRDEVIALENSGQKRLILVYGEHPMYDADFIVETIKTTYETKTGNGEIRRVNINAAPMDVEGYRKLKEAGIGTFQIFQETYHHETYAKIHPKGDMKSDYQWRLYGLDRALEAGIDDVGIGALFGLYDWKFEVMGLLYHTIHLEKTFGGIGPHTISFPRLEPAIDTPFIQETKYKVSDDDFKKLVAIIRLSVPYTGMILTARESPEVRRQVIPLGVSQIDAGSRIGIGGYAEAAKGYIPEKEQFHLGDIRSLDEVVREICSFGCIPSFCTAGYRAGRTGDHFMSLAKPGFVHNYCMPNAVLTFKEYLLDYASEETRKVGEAAIQKQLEAFEKESPERRKYVEDKLKLIEQGQRDVYV
- a CDS encoding HAD family hydrolase, whose amino-acid sequence is MKKFSLVIFDMDGLMFDTEKLSLHAWEKAGKELGYNIDENIIAGARGLNSQDTVPYFQKYFGKSFPYSAVRKIHSAYFEEYIQKHGIPVKKGLYELIDFLETESIPKAVATSTAREKALRCLELGGVKDRFDLIVCGDEVARGKPEPDIFLKAAEKLKCPPENCIVLEDSENGLRAALKAGMLPICVPDLAKPSEEIRRLIFKEFNSLYEVRDFLESELNSSFGIKEEWA
- a CDS encoding HD domain-containing protein; translated protein: MSASNPTRDEAFELLKKYNSNEALIRHALAVEAVMRHFAEIFDEPDKEKWAIIGLIHDLDYEMYPDQHCQKVREILTEEGWPEDYIRAVQSHGWGLCSDVEPVEKMEKVLYAIDELTGLITATALLHPSKSVLDLKVKSVKKKWNQKNFAAGVNRDVIDKGIELLGLDKDFVIEETIKGMQTVAEEIGLKGEI
- a CDS encoding DegV family protein is translated as MKKIALVTDSTADLPEEIRTEYDIHVVPLKVRFKDREYLDYEIAGDKFYELLNQSDELPTTSQPSPEDFRRLYEELLEEYDEVVSIHISSGLSGTINAANVAAEKFGNKVHIVDSKTISLGIGLMTMEAAEIIKTGVDAAKVVERLSEVRKNVELLFTLNTLEYLQKGGRIGRVQGIMGTLLNIKPIVRVGDDGIYQTYSKARSQEKALKTIIQAFEDMSRVKKCKMLVVAHGAAEEAGLYLKGALESILGIKAKIFTQVGPIIGVHTGPGTVGAAVLFG